A stretch of the Enterobacteriaceae bacterium ESL0689 genome encodes the following:
- the pqiB gene encoding intermembrane transport protein PqiB, translating to MENESESGEANVQKVKNWSPVWIFPIITVLIGAWILFYHYSHQGPAVTLITTNAEGIEGGKTRIKSRSVDVGVVESAILTDDLTHVEIKARLNSGMERLLHKDSLFWVVKPQVGREGISGLGTLLSGAYIELQPGTQGAEPSHYALLDAPPLAAPDAKGIRIMLESNKAGQLSPGDPVLFRGYRVGSVEASNFDPQKRNMTYQLFINAPNDRLVTTNARFWKDSGMAVDLTSAGMRIEMGSLSTLFGGGVSFDVPEGLELGEPVANKTRYHLFDDQKSIQDSIFVQHTDYVMFFKDSVRGLQPGAPVEFRGIRLGTVGKVPFFIPGLHQSLNDDYRIPVEVRIEPGRLVNQSGGVADLSEHMDELIDRGLRGSLKTGNMITGALYIDLDFYPQAPARGKFRQFESYPIIPTVSGGLAQIQQQLVNALEKINNLPMSPLIKQATSTLEQSEKTMKHMQATLDNLNKITASQTMQQLPDDMQNTLRALNRSIEGFQPGSAAYNKMVADMQRLDQVLRELQPILKTLNDKSNALIFEARDKKDPQPKGAKE from the coding sequence ATGGAAAATGAAAGTGAAAGTGGAGAAGCGAATGTGCAGAAGGTGAAGAACTGGTCGCCAGTTTGGATCTTCCCTATTATCACAGTGCTGATTGGTGCATGGATACTTTTTTATCACTATAGTCATCAGGGGCCGGCTGTCACGCTGATCACCACCAATGCTGAAGGTATTGAAGGTGGGAAAACGCGGATTAAGAGCCGTAGTGTCGATGTGGGAGTAGTGGAAAGCGCTATTCTGACTGATGATCTGACTCATGTAGAGATTAAAGCGCGGCTGAATTCAGGGATGGAAAGACTGTTGCATAAGGATTCCCTCTTCTGGGTGGTGAAACCGCAGGTGGGGCGTGAAGGCATCAGTGGTCTGGGAACCTTACTGTCCGGGGCCTATATTGAACTTCAGCCGGGAACCCAGGGGGCAGAACCCAGCCACTACGCTTTACTTGATGCGCCGCCCCTGGCCGCTCCCGATGCCAAAGGGATCCGTATCATGCTGGAAAGCAATAAAGCAGGCCAGCTTTCTCCCGGTGATCCTGTGCTTTTCCGGGGATATCGGGTCGGGTCAGTGGAGGCCAGTAACTTCGATCCACAAAAGCGCAATATGACTTATCAGCTATTTATCAATGCGCCCAATGATCGGCTGGTGACCACCAATGCTCGTTTCTGGAAGGACAGTGGTATGGCAGTCGATCTGACCTCAGCCGGGATGCGTATTGAGATGGGGTCGTTATCAACACTGTTTGGTGGCGGGGTGAGCTTTGATGTTCCGGAAGGATTAGAGCTGGGTGAGCCGGTGGCGAACAAGACTCGCTATCATCTTTTCGATGATCAGAAGAGTATTCAGGACTCGATCTTCGTTCAGCATACCGATTATGTGATGTTCTTTAAAGACTCCGTGCGTGGTTTACAACCAGGAGCACCGGTAGAGTTCCGTGGAATACGGCTGGGCACCGTCGGCAAGGTTCCTTTTTTTATTCCCGGTCTTCACCAGAGCCTGAATGATGATTACCGTATTCCGGTCGAAGTGCGTATCGAACCGGGCAGGCTGGTGAATCAGTCAGGAGGCGTGGCTGATCTCAGCGAGCATATGGATGAACTGATTGATCGTGGGTTACGTGGATCGCTGAAGACCGGTAATATGATCACCGGTGCTTTGTATATCGATCTCGATTTTTACCCACAGGCACCCGCACGTGGTAAATTTCGCCAGTTCGAATCTTATCCGATTATTCCGACGGTCAGTGGTGGTCTGGCACAAATTCAGCAGCAATTAGTGAATGCGCTGGAGAAGATTAATAATCTGCCGATGAGTCCGCTGATTAAGCAGGCGACCAGCACGCTGGAGCAGAGTGAAAAGACCATGAAACATATGCAGGCAACACTCGATAACCTGAATAAGATCACCGCCAGTCAGACTATGCAGCAATTGCCCGATGATATGCAGAACACATTGCGGGCGCTCAATCGTAGTATCGAAGGCTTCCAGCCAGGTTCTGCGGCTTATAATAAGATGGTGGCGGATATGCAGCGTCTGGATCAGGTGCTTCGTGAACTGCAGCCGATCCTGAAAACACTCAACGATAAGAGCAATGCCTTAATATTTGAAGCCAGGGATAAAAAAGACCCTCAACCAAAAGGAGCAAAAGAATGA
- the pqiA gene encoding membrane integrity-associated transporter subunit PqiA, with protein sequence MCDQHAARHILCPQCDLLVALPPLSARHKATCPRCGTTLTVLWDAPRLRSTIYALVALFMLLLANLFPFVNMNVYGISSEIELLQIPQVLFTEDYASLATFFLLFVQLVPAFCLVMILLLVNRVRMSHRLQIFLARALFALKSWGMAEIFLAGVLVSFVKLMAYGEIGIGLSFIPWCFFCVLQLRALQCVDRHGLWDVIASPPVIHQPLKAGVSGLRQGLRSCACCTAVLPADTLICPRCQSKGRVRRKNSLQLTVALLLTSCLLYLPANMMPIMITDWLGDKLPSTIMTGVVLLWSEGSYPVALVIFLASIMVPTLKMLAIAWLCWHADGRGHRDAERMHLIYEVVEFVGRWSMIDIFVISVLSALVRMGGLMNIYPAPGAVMFASVVIMTMFSAMSFDPRLLWDREPDFSHEECK encoded by the coding sequence ATGTGCGATCAGCATGCCGCGCGACATATATTATGCCCGCAATGTGATTTGCTGGTAGCGTTGCCGCCACTGAGCGCACGCCATAAAGCGACATGTCCGCGCTGTGGTACAACCTTAACCGTTTTGTGGGATGCACCACGACTGCGTTCTACTATCTATGCGCTGGTTGCGTTATTTATGTTGTTGCTGGCGAATTTATTTCCGTTCGTCAATATGAATGTCTATGGGATCTCAAGTGAAATTGAGCTGTTGCAGATCCCGCAGGTGCTTTTCACGGAAGATTACGCCAGTCTTGCTACCTTTTTCTTACTTTTTGTCCAGCTGGTACCCGCCTTTTGCCTGGTGATGATCCTGCTACTGGTCAATCGTGTCCGTATGTCACACAGGTTGCAAATATTTCTGGCGCGTGCGCTGTTCGCGCTAAAATCCTGGGGAATGGCGGAAATCTTTCTGGCGGGTGTGCTGGTCAGTTTCGTCAAGCTGATGGCCTATGGCGAGATTGGCATAGGACTGAGTTTTATTCCCTGGTGTTTCTTTTGTGTACTGCAACTGCGGGCACTACAGTGTGTAGACCGACATGGGTTATGGGATGTTATTGCATCCCCTCCGGTGATTCATCAGCCGCTCAAAGCGGGGGTGTCCGGTCTCCGTCAGGGATTGCGTTCCTGCGCATGTTGCACCGCCGTTTTACCGGCAGATACCTTGATTTGCCCACGCTGTCAAAGTAAAGGCCGGGTACGACGTAAAAATAGTCTACAGTTGACGGTAGCTTTACTATTAACTTCATGCCTGCTCTATCTACCCGCGAATATGATGCCCATTATGATAACTGACTGGCTGGGCGATAAATTACCTTCGACAATTATGACCGGGGTGGTCTTGCTATGGAGTGAGGGCTCTTATCCGGTGGCACTGGTAATTTTTCTGGCCAGTATTATGGTGCCGACGTTAAAGATGCTCGCGATTGCCTGGCTTTGCTGGCACGCCGATGGCAGGGGACACCGTGATGCCGAACGGATGCATCTGATTTATGAAGTCGTCGAATTTGTTGGCCGTTGGTCAATGATTGATATCTTTGTTATTTCGGTACTTTCAGCACTGGTACGCATGGGTGGACTGATGAATATCTATCCTGCCCCCGGAGCGGTGATGTTTGCGAGTGTGGTGATTATGACGATGTTTTCCGCGATGTCTTTTGATCCACGATTATTGTGGGATCGTGAACCCGATTTTAGCCATGAGGAATGCAAGTAG
- the pqiC gene encoding membrane integrity-associated transporter subunit PqiC has protein sequence MKPGMVIAVALILAACSSGENKSYYQLPVVQSRAESTTQQGEKLLWIDQLNTADYLSGNGVVYQTTNVQYVMAENNLWASPLEQQLRTTLMANLSQQLPGWMISSEQLRNTQDTLSVTVNGFHGRYDGRVIVSGEWLLKHKGQLIKRPFNIEVKQQHDGYDAMVKTLAEAWSQEAAAIASELIHLP, from the coding sequence ATGAAACCCGGAATGGTTATCGCCGTGGCTTTGATACTGGCAGCGTGCAGCAGTGGGGAGAATAAAAGCTATTATCAGCTACCTGTTGTACAAAGCCGGGCAGAAAGCACCACGCAGCAGGGAGAGAAGCTTTTGTGGATTGACCAGCTGAATACCGCTGATTATCTGTCAGGTAATGGAGTGGTCTATCAGACGACTAACGTGCAGTATGTGATGGCTGAAAATAATTTATGGGCCAGCCCACTTGAACAACAGTTACGCACAACGCTGATGGCGAATTTGAGTCAGCAACTGCCAGGCTGGATGATCTCGTCAGAACAGTTGCGCAATACCCAGGATACCCTCAGTGTGACGGTGAATGGTTTTCATGGCCGCTATGATGGACGGGTGATTGTCAGCGGTGAGTGGTTACTGAAACATAAAGGGCAATTGATTAAACGTCCCTTCAATATTGAAGTTAAACAACAGCACGATGGTTATGACGCGATGGTGAAAACACTGGCCGAGGCCTGGTCTCAGGAAGCGGCCGCTATCGCCAGTGAGCTGATTCACCTGCCCTGA